The Neovison vison isolate M4711 chromosome 13, ASM_NN_V1, whole genome shotgun sequence genome includes a region encoding these proteins:
- the RPS29 gene encoding 40S ribosomal protein S29, which yields MGHQQLYWSHPRKFGQGSRSCRVCSNRHGLIRKYGLNMCRQCFRQYAKDIGFIKLD from the exons ATGGGTCACCAGCAGCTCTACTGGAGCCATCCGAGGAAATTTGGCCAGGGTTCTCGTTCTTG CCGCGTCTGCTCAAATCGGCACGGTCTGATCCGAAAATACGGCCTCAATATGTGCCGCCAGTGTTTCCGTCAGTATGCGAAGGATATAGGCTTCATTAAG ttggATTAA